The nucleotide window ACTTGTTAGATTAAATTGAATTGAAATAGATTAGGGTCAAAGTTATTCTTTTTTATAATGTCTGTTGCAACTTGTTTCTCTTCGTTTTTGCTCTTTCTATTATAGAAACAACAAACGTCATGATATGCAATATCCCCATAGGTTATTTATTCTATTAAACAAGTGATCTTAAATAGGTATATTCTATTGTTTTCACAACAAATATAGCTAAATAATATTATTACTGTACAATAACTAATGAATATTTGATATGGGGGAAAAACTTTTGAAAAAATGGTTATTACTATGTGGGTTTGTAGGGTTATTGTTGTCGCCCCAATATAAAGTGGAGGCAGTATCGGGATCCTATTTTGATACTTTTATGAAAGATGCACCGTTTTGGCCAGCGAATACACGAATCGAAAAAGTACCAGATTATTCTAATGATTATTACCAGTTGCAATTAGCGGAAGATTCACTTGTGACGTTTACCTTTGATGATCCAAAACAAGGTTCGATTTTAGTTGCGTTATTACAAAATGATGGCTCTCAAGACCCACCAAGCTTTGCGTTTATTCGAACGACGAAAGATGACGGTGATGACAAAAAAACAGTTCAGCAAATACAACTACGCGCTGGGATGTATTATGTAAGAATAGATGGACCAGATGGGCAACCATACAATGGCGTATATACAGTTGCACCTACTCAATCGTCTATTGATGTAGAACCGAACAATACAGCAAAGACTGCCAATCCAATCCCACTTAACACACCTATTAAAAGTGTAGGAACTGTAGCTGCCTTGGCAGATTATTATACATTTTCATTAGATAAAACAAGTAAAGTTACGTTGCACACAGAGAAATATATGCCACATTTATCAGATGGTGCTTCACAATTATTGTATGTAGATGTGGACGACGACAAAGGTCATCGTTATTTAGCAACATTAACAAATCATGCTTTTTCCAAATCGGACGTGGAAGTATTATTACCTGGAACATATACGGTAAAAGTAAGTGCTAGTGATACGGGTTATAGGTCCGATTATCAATTTATTTTAAAAACAGAAGCAATTAATCAGCCAGAAACATTTAAAAATAGTATTTTTGGTACAACTCTATTACCAGAAAAAGAAATTCGAGGCTTTTTAAGTCTTAACGATGAATATTCTTTTACGTTAGATCATGAACAAAAGGTGCATTTTACTATTAAGACCGATTCATCCGAGTTAATGTCTGCCATCCTAACTAAAGAGGATGAGGAAGGTGATTATCGACAAATTTTCGATTATCAATATGAACAAAAAAAAGGCCTCTTTACAATGACAGCGGTGTTAAAGCCAGGGAAATATATAATTGAACCGAGTACGAAATGGCAACAAGTTTACGAAGTAAATTATACGATTAAATATGAAGAAGTGTTGTATATTGACGTTCCACTAAATTATCGATATGCGAATGAAATTTTGGCACTTTCATCAATGGGGATTATTCAAGGACATGAAGATGGTCGGTTTAAACCAAAAAATCCTATAACACGCCGACAAGTGTTTACGATGTTATCGCGTTATGATGATTTAAATTTACTGCCATTACGTGAAATGATTCAATTCAAAGATTTGATGAGGTATAGTACGGATTATCAGCTAATTTCTCCGTTTTATCAGGCTGGAATTGTTGATGGATCGACAAATAGAATGATGGATTTAAGTAGTAACTTAACGCGGGCACAGCTTGCAAAAATTTTAGTAAATACATTTGACTTAAACATGCAAGACACTTCAACTACGTTTAATGATGTTTCGCAAAAACATTATGCTTATGAATATATTCAAATTTTAGCTTCGAATGGAATTACGCAAGGAAGTTACGGTAATTTCATGCCAAACGAGCCAGTAAGCCGTGAACATTTTTCTGTATTTTTATATCGTTTATTTGAACAGTTGAAAAAATCGTAAAGTAAAACTCCTTGAAAAGAAAAATGCCTCGATGTATACGTCATCGAGGCATTTTTATATTTAGTAGACTCAACTTTACATGTAAAAGTAAAATCCCTATCATTCCGCGTATTTCTTAACAAGATTTTGGAGCTTTTCTTCACTTAATGGCCCAACTATACGGGTTAATTCCTCCCCTTCTTCATTTAAAAGCACCGTTGTCGGGATAGAAAGAATACGATATGCTTTACCGGCCAAATCGTTTTCATCAATTAAAATGGGATAGCTCACTTCATATTGTTGTAAAAATCCATTCAAAGCGGTTTCTCCGTGATCACGGGAAGCTAAGTTAACACCAACTAACTCCACATTATCCGGGAGCTTTTGTGAAAAGCTTTGTAAGTGAGGCATCTCTGCTTTACATGGACCACACCATGTAGCAAAAAAATTAACAATTGTCAGTGACTTCTCGGGATTGTGTAGCGTTCGCTTTTCATCATCAACGGATTGCAACATAATCGTTGTATGCCCTTCCGTAGTTTTCATTTCCTTTAGCGATGAATCCCACATCATACCGATTAATAGTGAAACGAATACAAGTCCGATTAATTGCTTTGATTCTTGATTTCGTTTCATGAATGTAAACAGTACAAATAGAAATACAAAGCTCCATAAATATGGACTTGTCCAATCATACTGGGAGAAAATAATGACACCTACTAGCGCTGTTGCCCATGATATTTTTTTAAAAAGTACAATGCTTGCTAGCAGCGACAAAATGATTAAAACAATATTCACATTTAGTAATGCAATGACAATGTGATAGCTTGCTAAAAATAGTATAAACCCTTTCCATAAGTCTTCAAATTGAATCTGTTGTCGCTTCATAATAAGCGTGATCATTACTATACAGAGTGCAAGTAAATGTCCTTTCCAACCCCCATCAAAGTACAAAATGGATAGTGGTGCTTGAATAAATGCCTTCAAGTAAAACAGCACATAACTAAGCTTCCAAATTAGTATATATTGAAAAAGAAAAGAATCAATTTGCCATGTCGCCCTCTTTTTCGTTACGATTTCTAGGACAAAAATGGCAGCTAAAAATGCGACCCATGTATAGGGAATATGGATGGAACCAATTGTTAAAGTATCCATTTTACCTCCTTTAAAAAAGGACAAGCCATCATCGCCTGCCCTTCTATTGTCATTCAGTTATTTATTTAAAATTATAAGTTGTCACGATTGGCTCACGGTTTTTCGTAATATCTTGGTAATACTCATACAAGGAAATACCTAAAAATGAGCCTGAAATATTATACACATTGTCATAACCACTATTTTCTAATGCCATCACCGCATTGTAGCTGCGCTGTGCTGATCGGCAATGAATATAAACAGGAACATCCTTTGGTATTTCATGCATACGCTCACGGAATTGACTTAATGGAATGTTCTTCGCATTTTTTAAATGCCCGTTCGCAAATTCATTTTCTTCACGAACATCAATTATGACTGCATCACTTTCTACTAATTGTCGCACTTCACTAACTCGAATTTGTTTAAAGCGACCGCTCATAATATTTGTTGCTACTAATGCCGCCATATTTACGACATCTTTTGCTGTACTAAACATCGGTGAATACGATAATTCAAGCTCTTTTAAGTCTTCAATTGTCCCATTCATCGTAATTAATGTAGCGATGACATCAATACGTTTGTCTGCATTCCCTTTCCCAATTGCCTGTGCCCCTAAAATACGGCCCGTTGGCACCTCATAAATTAACTTGAAATGCAATGGATTACTTGAAGGCATTAAGCCTACTTTGTCTGGTGCAATAACATATACCGCTTCAACAGAAAAGCCAGCTTGTTTTGCAATTCGCTCTGTTAAGCCCGTTGCTGCCGCATTGTAGTCAAAAACCTGTATGCTCGATGAGCCAATAACCCCTTTATTTATGACCATTCTCCCATAAATATGATCTGCGACTGCACGCGCTTGACGTTGCGCAGGGCCCGCTAATGCTAGTCTTGTCGGCTTATTTAATAGTCGATGATATACTTCGATCGCATCTCCTACTGCATAAATATGACGGTCATTTGTTTGATAATTTTGGTTTACCTTGATTGCGCCGGTTTCCCCAATATCTAAGCCCGCTTCTTTTGCTAACGCCGTTTCAGGACGTACACCAATGGCTAATACCACGATGTCTGCATGAATTTCCTTACCCGAGTTTAATGTTACGACCGTTTCTGAAATTTTTGCTAAGCCATCATTTACAATAAGCTCAACGCCTTGATCCACCATTTCCTTATGCAAAATTTGCACCATATCCTCATCAAATGGCGTTAAAATTTGAGGTGCAAATTCCACTAATGACACCCCACGGCCTGCTAAGCGCAAGTTTTCTGCCACTTCAACACCGATAAAGCCACCACCGATTACCGCAATATTTTTTGCATCCTTTTCAACAATGGCCTTTTGTAAACGTTCGATATCCACTACATTTCGGACAGTAAATACATGTGGCAAATTAACCCCTTCTAAATTTGGAACGATCGGGCTCGCCCCTGGTGATAAAATAAGTGTATCGTATTCTTCATTGTATTTCTCACCAGTGACAACATTTTGCACCGTTACCGTTTTTTCAGCACGATTAATCGATACAACCTCGCTGTTTACGCGTGCATCGATATGATATTTTGACTCAAAGGAATCCGGATTCATTAATAATAAACGCTGACTATCCGCTACAATTCCACTTAAATGATATGGTAATGAACAGTTTGAAAATGACACATGTGGACCTTTTTCAAACATAACAATTTGAGCTTGCTCATCTAATCGACGAATTCGAGCTGCAGCCGTTGCACCACCAGCTACGCCACCAACAATAACTACCTTCTTCATATGTAAAACTCCCATCTATTGTTTATTAACCTCAATATATACCCCACTAGGTATAATTGTCAATGAAATAAACGAATAAAAAATGGTTTCAGAATTTGATCTGAAACCATTTTGCCATAATTATTATTTAAGTTACCAATTATATTAAACTAGTCACCATTTATACAATCTATTTTTTTATGAACCCATAATGAAATTTAGAAGTTAAGCGAATCGTACGCTCAAAACCGTACTGGTCAAACCAATTGGATTTATAATGCGCCTTTAGCACAACGCGCTTTTTAGCAACGCGGTATGCTTCATTCACCCATTCGTCTGACAAAGAAATATGACTCCCAGCATGACGCAGGGCTTCAAAGTTTGTCGACTCTTCAATCGTTTCTTCAAACATCGGATCCATGTAAACAACATCAAAGCTTTCATTTGGCTGCTTTTTTAAATATTCGATTGCATTCGCATGAACTACTTCAATATTTCGCATACATTCAGTCAATGGTAGCTCAGACGTATCATATACTTGCATGCCGTTTTCCACAATAAATGCGACGTTTTTATCCGCTTCTAGCCCCATTACTTTTCCTTCATCACCTACTGCAAATGCTGCAACTAAGCTATCCGAACCCATGCCAAGTGTACAGTCTAAAAAGGTATCGCCTTTATGTAAATTGCACGCAAGTAGAAGTGGTTCTTCCTCTCCACGAGCAACACGCTTTAGGCGAAATGCAGCAGAATTTGGATGAAAAAAGAACGGTGATTGTGCACCGTATGTGTAATATTCATAACGATTTTTGCCAGCAACAATTACATTCGCATCATATTGTTCCATCATTTTATTGACTGAACGTTTTTTTCGTGGAACAATTTCTGCCTGTAGCGCATTGCTTGCTCTTTGGGCAAACCTTAATGATTCCTTATCAGGTCGGCCAGCTGTAGTAACAATTGTTACTCGGCACATACTTGCTTTAGTACATCAGCTAAGTGGTCACGAATTTGCTCCATTGGGAAACCTTCGATTTGCTCACGAGGGATAAAGTACGCTAATTGGCCGTCCTTTAAAATCGCCATTGATGGTGAGCTTGGTGGTACTTCATCAAAATACCCGCGCATTGCAGCAGTTGCCTCTGGATCTTGCCCAGCAAAAACGGTTACTAAGTTATCCGGCTTTACTTCTGCCACTGCTTCACGGGCAGCAGGACGTGCTAAACCAGCCGCACAACCACAAACCGAGTTGATCACAACTAAAGAAGTCCCTTTTGTTTCCGCCATAAATTCATGCACATTATCCGCCGTCGTTAATTGAGTAAATCCTGCATTTTCAAGCTCCGCACGCATCGGTTGTGTAACTTGTCTCATATATTCATCATAAGCATTTGTCATTTAAAAAACCTCGTTTCATTTTATATATATTCACAACGCCCATTATAGCAATGTTTTTTAGCCTTGTATAATGTTTGAACTTCATTAAAATTCATATTAATCCGGAATTTTGGTTGTTTTTATGTTGCTTTAGTTGCTTTTTCATTACTTCCTATCACCTGGTGTTTGATAACTCATATTTAATAATCGTTTCAGTTCTTCTCTTACCCATTTCCGTAAAGCAATATTAGAATACGTTCTCTTGTCGGTTTTCCCTCTAATAACTATCATATATTCAGTAAACACGCCATCATTATTTACTTTTTCAATCTTGCATCCAGCTTTATTTAATTTGCTTTTTACATTTTTAAATTCCTCAAAGGTTTCATTGTTTTTCAGTGTGTACCATTCAGTAAATACATCACCCATCTTCAAAACATTCAAATACTGTTGATCGCGCTCTAACGTTTTCAATAATACTTCGAGAATGATGAATCGATGAATATCGTTACTTAATTCCATAAGTGCATTCATATTAAATCACCACTCGCTCTCTGTGGATAACAGGAGTAATCGCTAATATGTTATCGATTTTAAATTCACGTTTGGCATGGCGAACAAAGCAATAAGCTTGCAAGGTATTTCCAGCGATCGCTATAATTTTAATGCGACGTTTAGTAATTGACCTATCTTTCGCCACATAGATTATATCCACTAATTGATTGCGCTGCATCGCTCGCATTAATTGTTCTTTCATAATAATTAACCCTTTCAATACAAACAGGAACGTTTGTTCTCATTTTTAATCATTATAGAACAATTGTTCTTATTTTAAAACATAAAAAATTTAATTAAATTGGTAAATTAATGAATAAAGGTAAAAAAGCCTACTCCCGTTATTTGGGTAATGGGCTTCGTTTTATACAAAATTAAATATAAATCTAATATGAGAATGTACCACAGCAACGATTTAAATAGAGAAAAGCTGAAAACAAGTAGACATTTTAAACATTTTAACTCAATGAAATATCCCC belongs to Solibacillus sp. FSL R7-0682 and includes:
- a CDS encoding S-layer homology domain-containing protein, with amino-acid sequence MKKWLLLCGFVGLLLSPQYKVEAVSGSYFDTFMKDAPFWPANTRIEKVPDYSNDYYQLQLAEDSLVTFTFDDPKQGSILVALLQNDGSQDPPSFAFIRTTKDDGDDKKTVQQIQLRAGMYYVRIDGPDGQPYNGVYTVAPTQSSIDVEPNNTAKTANPIPLNTPIKSVGTVAALADYYTFSLDKTSKVTLHTEKYMPHLSDGASQLLYVDVDDDKGHRYLATLTNHAFSKSDVEVLLPGTYTVKVSASDTGYRSDYQFILKTEAINQPETFKNSIFGTTLLPEKEIRGFLSLNDEYSFTLDHEQKVHFTIKTDSSELMSAILTKEDEEGDYRQIFDYQYEQKKGLFTMTAVLKPGKYIIEPSTKWQQVYEVNYTIKYEEVLYIDVPLNYRYANEILALSSMGIIQGHEDGRFKPKNPITRRQVFTMLSRYDDLNLLPLREMIQFKDLMRYSTDYQLISPFYQAGIVDGSTNRMMDLSSNLTRAQLAKILVNTFDLNMQDTSTTFNDVSQKHYAYEYIQILASNGITQGSYGNFMPNEPVSREHFSVFLYRLFEQLKKS
- a CDS encoding TlpA family protein disulfide reductase; protein product: MDTLTIGSIHIPYTWVAFLAAIFVLEIVTKKRATWQIDSFLFQYILIWKLSYVLFYLKAFIQAPLSILYFDGGWKGHLLALCIVMITLIMKRQQIQFEDLWKGFILFLASYHIVIALLNVNIVLIILSLLASIVLFKKISWATALVGVIIFSQYDWTSPYLWSFVFLFVLFTFMKRNQESKQLIGLVFVSLLIGMMWDSSLKEMKTTEGHTTIMLQSVDDEKRTLHNPEKSLTIVNFFATWCGPCKAEMPHLQSFSQKLPDNVELVGVNLASRDHGETALNGFLQQYEVSYPILIDENDLAGKAYRILSIPTTVLLNEEGEELTRIVGPLSEEKLQNLVKKYAE
- a CDS encoding FAD-dependent oxidoreductase: MKKVVIVGGVAGGATAAARIRRLDEQAQIVMFEKGPHVSFSNCSLPYHLSGIVADSQRLLLMNPDSFESKYHIDARVNSEVVSINRAEKTVTVQNVVTGEKYNEEYDTLILSPGASPIVPNLEGVNLPHVFTVRNVVDIERLQKAIVEKDAKNIAVIGGGFIGVEVAENLRLAGRGVSLVEFAPQILTPFDEDMVQILHKEMVDQGVELIVNDGLAKISETVVTLNSGKEIHADIVVLAIGVRPETALAKEAGLDIGETGAIKVNQNYQTNDRHIYAVGDAIEVYHRLLNKPTRLALAGPAQRQARAVADHIYGRMVINKGVIGSSSIQVFDYNAAATGLTERIAKQAGFSVEAVYVIAPDKVGLMPSSNPLHFKLIYEVPTGRILGAQAIGKGNADKRIDVIATLITMNGTIEDLKELELSYSPMFSTAKDVVNMAALVATNIMSGRFKQIRVSEVRQLVESDAVIIDVREENEFANGHLKNAKNIPLSQFRERMHEIPKDVPVYIHCRSAQRSYNAVMALENSGYDNVYNISGSFLGISLYEYYQDITKNREPIVTTYNFK
- a CDS encoding class I SAM-dependent methyltransferase, encoding MCRVTIVTTAGRPDKESLRFAQRASNALQAEIVPRKKRSVNKMMEQYDANVIVAGKNRYEYYTYGAQSPFFFHPNSAAFRLKRVARGEEEPLLLACNLHKGDTFLDCTLGMGSDSLVAAFAVGDEGKVMGLEADKNVAFIVENGMQVYDTSELPLTECMRNIEVVHANAIEYLKKQPNESFDVVYMDPMFEETIEESTNFEALRHAGSHISLSDEWVNEAYRVAKKRVVLKAHYKSNWFDQYGFERTIRLTSKFHYGFIKK
- a CDS encoding BrxA/BrxB family bacilliredoxin, yielding MTNAYDEYMRQVTQPMRAELENAGFTQLTTADNVHEFMAETKGTSLVVINSVCGCAAGLARPAAREAVAEVKPDNLVTVFAGQDPEATAAMRGYFDEVPPSSPSMAILKDGQLAYFIPREQIEGFPMEQIRDHLADVLKQVCAE
- a CDS encoding transcriptional regulator, yielding MKEQLMRAMQRNQLVDIIYVAKDRSITKRRIKIIAIAGNTLQAYCFVRHAKREFKIDNILAITPVIHRERVVI